Part of the Phycodurus eques isolate BA_2022a chromosome 3, UOR_Pequ_1.1, whole genome shotgun sequence genome, AACAAACCCACGACGGCGAGTCGCCGGTCTTGCGCTGACGTCATTGCGCCGAGTTCGAGCACTTTGAAGCGCCCGATAGTGGCGTCATCTGGTCCGGTGACAACtgttcggtagcgccgacccgagggaaggagccggaagagccggtgaccgggatgcggagggtccgagaggattcgTCTTCGTTCTGGCGCCGACCGTTTCTCTGGCAGTCCCGATTGTCCGTCGCGGTcgcagtttgtccttttttgcggctttgcgcatttaagtttgtgcctgtacgtcggtacgAAGTGACTTAAGCAGTGATCGGGATCGGCGGGACCGTCGATGTGCCGCTCGTGTTCAGGGAgctcgtggttgagtttagctttgttaagtCCCGAGAATAACGAGGGGGGAGTCCGGGTGCTTTTCTTCCCCCAAGTTCGTTGACTTGGTCAGCCAGCGTTTGCGGTGCGGCGCTCGACTTTGCCCGGGGGCGGAAACACCGGCGAGTAGGAATGACGCCAAAGGACTTCCTGTTCGAAACTAGCGGCTCCAAGTCCAGGCCGCAGTGCGGGCCGAGCGTCGACGTTTTCTGGGAGGGGGGCTAAGCCGGCCCGAGCATTCATAGCTAACGTGCCTTGCTCGTGACTTCGAATCCAGTTTTATAGCCTTACCGTCGACACCGTATTTGTCGTTAACTGCGAGATTCAATCACAGGTCTGTATTGAACCTAAAAACCGCAGCACCTTTGAGTTTTCAgttagcgttagcattagcGGCGACGATCAGCGCCACGCGTTTAACAAGCTAGCATGATTAGCCTAGCCCAGgccgcgcgcgtgcgtgtgtgcgctcgCGCGCGCGTTACCTGCAGCCACACCCCCGTCTCCGCGCAACCTGCTTCTGGCTCCCGAAGTCAAAGGTGGACCCTCGGAAAgtatctgacacacacacacacacgcgcgcacacattagatccacgcacacgcacgctaCGGCGCAAGCCTTCTTAACATTTCAAATCTCGCCAGAATTGACAGCGGAGATGTCATCGTCATTTGAATCGTCGACATTTTCTTCCCAGATATGTGTAACCGAATTTTTCACAGAGATATGAAAAATCCCATTCGGCCGAGTCGGAAGCAAATGACAGATATCGGCAACTTTTGTCATTTCGCCACGGACGTTCGTTGCCGTACGTTTTGCCGTTCGTCGCGTACGTGGATATCTTGAATCGATCTGAATTGGAGACATCTTGAACTGGAATGAAACGATAGATAGATTCCTCAAATTGGAGTTCCGGATAGTCAAAGGCGAATCGTAGATATCCGGGATTGAATTGTCGACGTGTGGGTGACGACGATGAAGAAGCCAACACACGATGAATAGCAAACGTGACGTCATTTGTCCGTGACGAAGGATGCGCATATCTGGAATGCTCATCGATGACGGATGTCGCTCATGTTCTTTTTGACGAGCCGAAATTCAATAACACATCTCCAGCAGTCTCGCTATTAAATGCTAAGGAGgcttgccacacacacacacacacacacacacacacacacacacgttaacgACAGACAAACAGGAAGAAACGCGCACATTACGATTCGAATCAGACGTCATCGTCGTCGTTTGACCCAATCAGGTTGAGGGTGGGTGGGTTTACCTTCATCGGCTTGTCCAGCGTGGGCTCTCTGGCCACGCCCACTGCCGGTGACGTCATGTCGCGAGGCTGCCGATGCAAAAAGCTTCCAAATCACAAAAATCgatcttttgttttgtgctgcCTTTGTGTGTCAATCTTAATAtgataatcaaataataattgcaAGTTACTGACGTCTGACGTGTAGACAAGCCAAAGGAATAGTTGGACGGGATGCCTAATATTAATCCCACTAATGCTTTAGGATTCGTCAGCCTAAAACTCACTTTGATGTTGGACGCCGAGTCGCCGACGTGCTCGTGGTGGTCTGCCGTTTGGTCGCTGTGGCAACCGGACGCCAAACACGGAAGTgaagacttttgtttttctcgaTTCGAACTGTCGTCGAACAAGAAGAAACACCAAAAGCACGTCAACTTCCTGTCATGTTTCATACGTTTTTAACTTCTTTAATCTTTGATTTCGATACTCAAtgcacacatttaaaacaacacagTGCATTGCAATTAAAAACCTTGATTTCAATACCGAGAGATCAATGAGGATAAACAAGCCCCTATTTCCAATGTTATAATCCAGGTCAATATTGATGTGTAATAAAGTGTAGCAATAATTAGATCATTAAAACAggaataggttaaaaaaaaacatggaacgtAAGTTGCAGGtgagtcataataataataataatacaccatATAATCAATACAAAGTCATCACCAAAAAGAAACGAAGGTAGAACAGCACCATCGTGTGGACAAAAGCTGCGGTGCAAGCAAGAGCACTTTTATTTGGTACTGTGCTGTAATTATTGGTCTTTTCTTAAAATCTAATAAAGCTCACTACAAATAAGCATGAAATCAAGATGAAAAAGAAATTAACCGTACGACAGAAGTTTTTGAGGGTTACTGAAAGAACAAATGCATACAAAAGGCTTTTCACGTTATGTATGACGACATCTGTACATTAAGAGCCGTGAGCTTTTACAGTacgggatggatggatggatggatccactGGTTGCCCGCGACCCGTTTTTTTCTACTTTGTAAATTTGTCCTTGGTTAAAGTTTAAAATTAGCCTGTTGAAGACGTCATCGTAGTGGAACAATATTGCGAATGACGTGCTGACGTTTGGATGCGTTCGCGCATCACCGGGACCCTTTGATGTTTCAAAGTCGATTCAAAccataaatcattattttggaattcgtcgcatatttgttttgtattgacaCAAATCAAGAACTGATAACacaacatgatgaaatgtaaatgcgtcactaaaaaatgtttgttgtagtATATGTTGACAGCATGATGACAATGCTGACAAATGTGCGCGATTTAGACAATCTCGCTTCCGATGCTAAGCAGGCGCCTCGTGTGCAAAAGGTGCGCACGCGCAAAAACGCGGCGTCCGTtcttttcacggcaaagttcagatgcaTCGCGAGTGACGCGACCGTGGAATTGCGCGGCTCCTCACGCCAACCgcgtggctggcgtacgcacgtttctgcggCTTTTGGCGCTTTGGCGACTGTCCTCATAAATCTGCGCATGGATAATGAGcgctgatgaacaattcatgcccggcgacatttgatttcaacaacgCAATTGAGGCGAGGACTCAGGATTCATTTGTTAACCGGCGTATTGAATGAACCGCTGATATTCGTGAGGACAGCAGTTCATCGATGGAGGCGATCATTTCTGCCGCCTTTTGCCCTCACGACCGCTTCTTGTGACTCCGTGTTCAGTGCGCTGAACAAAAACACGTCCATCGCTTGCACGTGATTCAAATGTGCTCAAAGGAACTGTGTCGTTTTTGGGGAGAAGAGGGACAAATTGTGTCATTTGAACACATTCGAATcacgtgcaaccgatgtacgttCCAATGAAGTccattcaaaggactctttttatcagtctgCACGTTTGCAGCGGCAGCCGGTCGTTGGAGCGTCATTGCGCCGGAGACCCCGGCCGGGGATGCCGCGGGAGACGAATCCCCCGAACgcaaaaagagtcctttgaatttccttcatttgaacacacaagttcaaatgtgttgaaattGGCCTCATTTTATCCCTCTTCTGTTTTTTTCAGCCTGCGTGCATCCAAATCATACATGGAGTCATGAAAAAGGAGCCCACGTTTTTCATATCCTCTTTTGAAATGCTGCTGTGCTTCTGTCGGAGTTGAAAAGATCGATTACAAATAGCACACATcgaacatttacgcatgaatcTTTACCTCTCGGGCTGAGTGGAGCTGAGTCACCCACGATCTTTGCCGCGCGGAGATCGCCCCGCGCGATCGGTCCGTTTCGGTCACGCGCCGCGACGACGTACTCGGCGTGCCCCTCGGTGCCGCagaccgccgccgccgccgactcccggatcgattttgcagcacgATTAAACGTACCGTCCGGTCGTCTCGGTCCGCTTGTTCTCGAAGGCGCTGTCCCACGGTCGGCGACCGGAAATGGCCTCGAACGCAGCGGAAAGGCCGCCTGCGGCgtccgtagcgacacccccgactcgGAGGAGAACTGCAACGCATTTTCaaaagtataaagaagccttttcgCTCGTGCGTCGAAATGAAGGCCGCCTCGCCCCGCTTGCCGCCCCTCAACCCGTTCGCCCGATCACGTCCGCGTACCTTCGCTGCCCGCCGGACGTGTTTGCGGAACCTCGCGTTCAGGGTAGCGGGCTTCCCGCGTATGCCGCGATACAGGTGGCGCTTTGAAGCTCAACTTGCtcaaatgttcttttctttcGGGCTCCGAAATGCACGCACATCATTTGTCAACCCAAACGAGGTCGAAAAGTGAAATCTTGTCATCTGTGGTGACAAACAAAATCGAGACGTTCCAAGTTGCCACGGGTTCGCCCCATCCGGGAGGAAGTTCTTCGAGCCGTTTTGCCCAAGGTGCGATCGTAGGTGGCGCGtgccggtcaccggctctttcgctcgggtaggcgctaccgatcaacgcaaactagaactagtagacattccgacagcttcttccctcttgccatcaacttcttaaacagcgaACCTACAATTcttttgcaacatgctggcaatttctttgacttgagttcgttgtcacatttctatgGGGCCAATTCTGTAtaactcgtgcactcgctgtcgtCGGCTCGCCACGCTGCGCTGtttgcacatctgttgttgactaatactggccactcgtcccagagtagcatctgctgcTGACTGAGGaggatctgcaacatttgcacaatcgacattgtcccagatgatcgcaccactcgtcactttaaacttgcATCCACTCcttgcgccctttgcacaaccctcattgcagcggactattgcaatatgagtcattccaactgctctaagtgctagaggactctgcatcttttgcacaattgtccaaaaaaaatggaataaataaataaatgtaccggcattaccagataactcgcaaccctttactgctcagcgactgtttttttttttgtcaatgtctttctgtctccaaaatgttctctgtcaatcgaccgtcatcgagcggctccgacgaccggagacaaatcccttgtgtgttttttggacatacttggcaaataacgatgattctgattctgattccgattcctttccccccttcctcctcttcgtctTCCTTTCCCTCTTTTCCTTCCCCTCCTCTTATTCCTCTCCTCTCCCTCCTTCTCGTGCTCGCCCCGCCGCCGTCGGCGGCCCGCGAAGGCTCGCTTTTCCCGAAGCGTTTGCGGCCGGGTCCGTCGACGTGCCCGTCGTGCCACGAGGAGCGGGCGGGCGTCCGATTTTGGGCGCGGGACGAGGTGTCCGACTTTCTACGGCGAGGGCGACCTCTCCTCCGCGCACGCCCTGACCTCCCGCCGCCCGCGGGCGAGGGTGAGAAGCCGGCGGCCTTCGACGGCGTGGACATGAGTCTGCGCGTCCTCCTGCGTTGtcgtcatcttcctcctcctcctcctcctcctcctcctcctcttcagagGGAGGGCCCGCAGGGGGAAACTCTGCTCCTGTTCCTTACGCCCCCTCGTGTGACCACGCCCCTTTTTTTGTATCGAAATCAAAGGTTGACTTTTCCAAAACGTCTTGTCGAGTAGGTCGTGAGTCATCCGGGACTCTTGCAGTTTGATGACGACCCCCCCGGGCCACGGCGCAGAAAACAAAGCGCGGACAGTGCCCGCCGGAAGGAAGCGACCCGACGACGACGTCGGTTGCGCGCATCGTAACACGTAGCAACATGTAAGGGATGTTTTCCGCAGAAAGCCCACAATACCAACACGCGCGGACGACATCGTCGGGACGGACCCCCGTGAGTACGTAGGCCGCAGAAATAATCCGAGACAGATTAACCGTTGAGAATCGGACGTAGCAGAATTCTTTGAAAAAGCAAACTCACGAGACAGGCACGCCTGCACCAAAAACGACGGGACGAAATATTGGCTTGCGATGAGCAATCGAGTCAGTCGAGAGCCAaactttttccttcttttcgTGCCAGCCGAATTTACATTTTGGTTTTGATGCTTAAGAAAATCAACCGGACCGCAAACAAAAAGAGTTCTCAAGAGTTCTCTTTGAATTTCTCAcagattatttgttttactggttttattttaatctttacAAATCAAAATCAGtgtaagaaatgttttttttcccgttttctTTGGATCCTGAAGAACTGAAAGTGGGATGGCGCGAACACGTCAACAAATCAACTGAAGGAACTTTGATGACGTCTCCAGCGCCAGGGCGCCACCTGCTGGCTAAAGACTGAATGTGAAACTTTATTTTGATTGTCAATTGATGAATATGACGTCACCTTTACCGTTTGCTGCTATTTTGCACAGTTTTTATTCGTGGTGATTTTCAAAACGAGAACGTGCAAAACATGACTCGGCGGTTTTTGGTCCTCTTTTCTATGACGTCATCAACTAGTTCCCCTTCGTTAAAAAACAAAGCGCGTGtcgacaaaacaaaatggcggCTCGATGAACAATTCGGCATCGCAGCACATCATAGCAGCCGCGCTGACACGCACGTGATGTCCACACAAATGAGAACAGGGGATCAAACCTGCGCCTTCCAGTTACGAGCCACCGCCCACACGCggcttttgtgtgcgtgcgagtCGATGCCGCGTCCGCACGCACGCACTGCAATGCGGTGCCGTGGTTTCGCCGAGTCATATGCGTGTGCGCGTCTCCCTCCCTCGTTTGTGTCCTCTGCGGGGCAGTTAGCTGCCTGAGCTGCGTCTGTCCTCAGATGCGCCTGCGCCCCCCCTCCTCTCTTGTCTGtctgcaaccccccccccccccctccccctcagaCGCTGCGTTAAaagtgcgcgcgcgcgcgtggctTGCGCTCGTGCTGCCGCTGCAGGACGAGGAGCAGAGAGGAGGTGAGCCACTAAACGCAACTAAACAAGCACAAGACCAAAACTGGACTTCCTACCGGACTCCTCCTTTGCCAACGAGTCGTATtggaccggacttcagtgacacagctggactccgaaCTCTTCTCGACTCTATCGAAGTGTGATGGACTATGATGACCTTGAGACGGCACAAAGCGGCCAGTAAGCGATCGCCGTTCCGAGGCGCGGAAGAGACGCGACCGATTTGTTCTTGTGCCTCGCCAGCGATGGCGGGAAGTCCGTCGTGCGACTCGGGCGAATCTCTCGGCCCGTTTTCGTATTTGCCGCGGGCCGCGGTTCGGTTAAGCCCCGGGGAGCGAGAGCCGAGAGGAGGCGGGATGCGGACCCGCTGTGAGTGCgagcgggggcgggggcgggggcgggggcggggcaaAGTGTCGGGCCGGACGGCTTTCGGTGACTCCGCGAGATTTGCCCAAAATGCCGAGTGCGGTCGCATTGGCCGACTTCCGGCAAACTCTCCGTCGGCTCCCACGGACACAAAGAAAAGGGAAAGAGGGAAGTACTCGAATGTTTGGGGCTTGAGTTTATCGGGTTATTTTCGAATGATCAAAGAATTTCCGAATGTGAAAGCATTGAAGCATTTTCTGGAGCGCTTCTCCACGCTcggctcgcgggcgtgccggagcccaacCCCGCTGTCTTCGGGGTGCGCctttaaaaaaggtttgtcaAAAGTCCACGCGACAGCAACGCCATGTGGCACCCACGCTTTTACGTACGATGATGCGTCTGCTCGAATTTGAAACCctctttcatttttgtaatacttaaaaaaaaaaaaaaaaatcattttgaaccGTGACACCAATaaagaaaaaactttttaagaaaagttttatttttgcaaaaagcTTGAACAAGTTCGTTTTTTTATATACAGACCAAAATATAAACtgtatctaaaaaataaaaacaaactcaatttgaaaaaagtccaaatgaaataaaaatgaactctATATAACTATAAGAGTTCAAACCCTGGGAAGTCGTCACGCGGCGTTCGACGTTCTGTTTTCTTCAGAACATTCTTTTGCATTTCTACAGGGTTTGCCGACGAAACCTTTGATGGCGCAAAAAAATCTCAACATTTGATTTGAGTGTTTTAAGAGCGGCGTAATCTTCACATTTACGATTACATTACGAACAAACTGAATTAAATACTCGTTTCCTTTCCAAAGTCGCCGAGAGCCACAGCAAAAGGGTGACTGAAAGAGCCGCTCGTGGCTCCGGAGCCACGAGTTGCACACCGCCGACCGGGAAGGTTCCCGAAAAATGTCCGCCGAGAACCCCTTTGTCGTGATTTGGGACTCGGGAACGACGGCCTCAAATGCAATCGTTCCCCCTCCCCGGGGTTTTGAAAgttgtgggggggcgggggggggggggcagagcagtcatcatcatcatcatcatcatcatcatcatcatttgcaCCGCGCTCGACCTCCTTGAGGCTTTTGCGTTTCTAAAGTTCCCTATTTCCCCCTACCCCTAAGCAGCCTTTTGGATTCAAGATAAAACCtctgaaacaaacaagaagagtccagttgccttcatTGAACCTTTGCGGAATGTTTGAAATGTGTTAATAATTAACAATAACGGCCCTTATCAGAGGGGTCCGGTATCCCATACTCCCGCAGCACcctcccacaggactccccgagggacacggtcgaaggccacaaaacacacgtagacCGGTTCGGCGAACTCACACGCGGTCTCCggaaccctgccgagggtgtagagccggTCCGCTGTTCcgcggccaggacgaaaaccgcaCTGGTCCTCCTGAATCTCAAcctcccgacggaccctcctcgcCAGAACCCCTGAATGGGCCGAGGACCGTGATCCCCCCTAGCGCCTCGACTGCCAGGCCTTCTCCAGCAATCTCACTGATTTTCCAAGCCCCGCACAATGTTGTGTACGATGacgatgtaaacacc contains:
- the cfap77 gene encoding cilia- and flagella-associated protein 77 produces the protein MMKITFGTCFPHPGAGHPGHPLEPGLEVGLNGELLVAGPAPMWSGQAQHKKATWVALPMCSILVGGKEPDLVRRVEKFRLEFVRPTSTHSLGSGTSPLQSGWILFHSGVAHVEWRLAGWNSSQDPPFLESLEGALEGAPAVHFLILLGDFNVHVGHDSETWKGVIRKNGPPDQNPNAVLMEQNWTDFNKWDPEPSDSELPLGQPDELPPVEIDEGVLARRVRREVEIQEDQCGFRPGRGTADRLYTLGRVPETASDGEFAGSRPMRPHSAFWANLAESPKAVRPDTLPRPRPRPRPRSHSQRVRIPPPLGSRSPGLNRTAARGKYENGPRDSPESHDGLPAIAGEAQEQIGRVSSAPRNGDRLLAALCRLKTDKRGGGAQAHLRTDAAQAANCPAEDTNEGGRRAHAYDSAKPRHRIAVRACGRGIDSHAHKSRVWAVARNWKAQFSSESGVSLRTPQAAFPLRSRPFPVADRGTAPSRTSGPRRPDGTFNRAAKSIRESAAAAVCGTEGHAEYVVAARDRNGPIARGDLRAAKIVGDSAPLSPRVRIEKNKSLHFRVWRPVATATKRQTTTSTSATRRPTSNFLHRQPRDMTSPAVGVAREPTLDKPMKILSEGPPLTSGARSRLRGDGGVAAALSRWRVQSRQEVPPPRRPPVPNFVTLNQEAVKSGHVTAKQLREYREQMGVVQHSPAHKAHRGGASQRPPVPDITFGVKNRAPSPLFDILSHEYARRWMQENMKGRSEHERRHAVKCVSFAHTRTSLLRTNTVLPHINTHTRARYAQVGPALDTFRKRRTSHHVK